A region of Modestobacter marinus DNA encodes the following proteins:
- a CDS encoding CDP-glycerol glycerophosphotransferase family protein produces the protein MPPAPGDPALRRPGPPTVKVVFNSFGGRYNDNPRAIYEALVARGTEMDAVWLARPDLRADFPAGVQTVETWGPDARAAVESADVIVSNDGISREWDKQPTTTYLQTWHGTPLKRLHRDAVWAPEGRLELVMQDIARWDHLLSPNAASTPHLRSAFGFTGPVHETGYPRNDVLSAPDRDRRRARVRAALGIADHVTAVLYAPTWRDDLVLADDGPAHTFPVDLGDLARGLGPDHVLLVRLHAMVSDRLEVQGTAPLLDVSRHPDISELYLAADVLVTDYSSTMFDFAVTGKPIVHFTYDLEHYRDDLRGFYFDLAEIAPGPLLTTSEQVLTAIAGLGGRPWMPTERYNRFRERFCSLEDGAATERVLQLFFPTDGHPGRPGDTPVPTNDEPRR, from the coding sequence GTGCCCCCGGCACCGGGCGACCCTGCCCTCCGCCGTCCCGGCCCGCCGACGGTGAAGGTCGTCTTCAACAGCTTCGGCGGCCGGTACAACGACAACCCGCGGGCCATCTACGAGGCCCTCGTCGCCCGGGGCACCGAGATGGACGCCGTCTGGCTGGCCCGTCCGGACCTGCGGGCGGACTTCCCGGCCGGCGTGCAGACCGTGGAGACCTGGGGCCCCGACGCCCGGGCGGCCGTGGAGTCCGCCGACGTCATCGTCTCCAACGACGGCATCTCCCGGGAGTGGGACAAGCAGCCCACGACGACCTACCTGCAGACCTGGCACGGGACGCCGCTCAAGCGGCTGCACCGGGACGCGGTGTGGGCCCCGGAGGGCCGGCTGGAGCTGGTCATGCAGGACATCGCCCGGTGGGACCACCTGCTCTCCCCCAACGCGGCGAGCACCCCGCACCTGCGCAGCGCCTTCGGCTTCACCGGCCCGGTGCACGAGACGGGCTACCCGCGCAACGACGTGCTCAGCGCGCCCGACCGCGACCGCCGGCGGGCCCGGGTGCGCGCCGCGCTGGGGATCGCCGACCACGTCACCGCCGTGCTCTACGCCCCGACCTGGCGCGACGACCTCGTGCTCGCCGACGACGGCCCGGCGCACACGTTCCCGGTCGACCTCGGCGACCTCGCCCGCGGCCTGGGTCCGGACCACGTGCTGCTGGTCCGGCTGCACGCGATGGTGTCCGACCGGCTGGAGGTCCAGGGCACGGCCCCGTTGCTCGACGTCTCCCGGCACCCCGACATCAGCGAGCTGTACCTGGCCGCCGACGTCCTGGTCACCGACTACTCCTCGACGATGTTCGACTTCGCCGTCACCGGGAAGCCGATCGTCCACTTCACCTACGACCTCGAGCACTACCGCGACGACCTGCGCGGCTTCTACTTCGACCTGGCCGAGATCGCACCGGGCCCGCTGCTGACCACCAGCGAGCAGGTGCTGACGGCGATCGCCGGGCTCGGCGGGCGTCCATGGATGCCCACCGAGCGGTACAACCGGTTCCGGGAGCGCTTCTGCTCCCTGGAGGACGGCGCCGCCACCGAACGGGTCCTCCAGCTGTTCTTCCCCACCGACGGCCACCCCGGCCGGCCGGGCGACACCCCCGTGCCAACGAACGACGAACCGAGGAGATGA